From Cannabis sativa cultivar Pink pepper isolate KNU-18-1 chromosome 8, ASM2916894v1, whole genome shotgun sequence, a single genomic window includes:
- the LOC133030192 gene encoding uncharacterized protein LOC133030192 produces MQSKRKAEWYILNNCTEVEPYINEHKELLQARGVGNIETVQETEFPEWFKTQINELRLTNQGAVSDELYAIANPANTAIYFYPGCIVNGIKFLVKERDDNRKTQNSGVMVPGEDGQNFYGTLEKIMEFTYLKDCSVLLFFCKWFDTNGSRMDSDGVITSICVNRQWYQNEPFILASQAKLIYYIPDLKNGKDWLIVNEYIPRNVWTRMGRHPLYRKTIQLKPSSLFNFHSWMMLTMFAMMSTQLKLQTSIV; encoded by the exons ATGCAAAGCAAGCGTAAGGCGGAGTGGTACATTTTGAACAATTGCACAGAGGTTGAACCGTATATCAA TGAGCACAAGGAGTTGCTTCAAGCAAGGGGTGTAGGCAATATTGAGACAGTGCAAGAGACTGAGTTCCCTGAATGGTTCaaaactcaa ATTAATGAACTACGGTTGACCAACCAGGGTGCAGTGTCAGATGAGTTGTATGCTATCGCTAACCCAGCGAATacagcaatttatttttatccagGGTGCATAGTGAACGGTATTAAATTTTTGGTCAAGGAAAGGGATGATAACCGCAAAACACAGAATAGCGGTGTCATGGTCCCCGGTGAAGATGGCCAAAATTTTTACGGCAcacttgaaaaaattatggagTTCACTTATTTGAAAGATTGCAgtgttctcttatttttttgtaagtggTTTGACACTAACGGGAGTAGAATGGATAGTGACGGTGTTATTACTAGCATCTGCGTCAACCGACAGTGGTACCAAAATGAACCGTTCATACTTGCATCTCAAGCAAAATTGATCTACTACATTCCTGATTTAAAGAACGGTAAAGACTGGCTGATTGTAAATGAGTACATACCGCGCAATGTTTGGACACGGATGGGGAGACACCCTTTGTACAGGAAAACAATTCAGCTGAAACCGAGTTCGTTGTTCAACTTCCACAGTTGGATGATGTTGACTATGTTCGCCATGATGTCGACCCAACTGAAGTTGCAAACATCCATCGTGTGA